In one window of Nicotiana tabacum cultivar K326 chromosome 12, ASM71507v2, whole genome shotgun sequence DNA:
- the LOC107810049 gene encoding LOW QUALITY PROTEIN: cytochrome P450 CYP82D47 (The sequence of the model RefSeq protein was modified relative to this genomic sequence to represent the inferred CDS: substituted 1 base at 1 genomic stop codon), which yields MDFVLIAITLASSLVFLFLIYNQFLSTKRNNGQRKRVPEAAGAWPIIGHLHLLSGSESDQLPHKVLARMAEKYGPIFGLKLGVYKAVVVSDPKIAKECFTTNDLALANRPKSLASEIIGYNHAMFGVAPYGPYWREIRKIATIEFLSTRRIEVLKHIREFEVKSAIKESYEFWLKNKSSSLNGAVKMEMKEWLGNVIMNTMVKMLFGKECTEGEGINKAHKAIRRFFELMGATVVADFLPYLRWLDIGGHEKAMKEVAKEIDSVVEEWLGEHKRRRDSKGIKSGEEEDFMDVMLSICENRDLPGFDADTSIKATCMALLAAGTDTTIVTLTXTLSLLLNNYQALKKAQDELDAHVGKNRCVQDSDIKNLVYLQAIVKEALRLYSAAPLSVPHESMEDCTISGYDIPKGTRLLVNIWKIHCDPDLWPNPDEFKPERFLTTHKDVDVRGNHFELIPFGSGRRMCPGISFALQAVPFVLAGLLQGFELKRPSDEPIDMSESFGLTILKASPLQVLLAPRLAPNLYE from the exons ATGGATTTCGTCTTAATTGCCATTACACTAGCTAGCTCCTTAGTTTTCCTCTTCCTTATTTACAACCAATTTCTCTCAACCAAAAGAAACAATGGGCAGAGGAAAAGGGTACCTGAAGCTGCCGGAGCATGGCCTATCATTGGCCATCTCCACCTTCTCAGTGGATCTGAATCTGATCAGTTACCTCACAAAGTCTTAGCTCGAATGGCAGAAAAATATGGGCCAATTTTCGGGTTGAAGCTTGGAGTATACAAAGCTGTTGTGGTTAGTGATCCCAAAATAGCAAAAGAATGTTTCACAACCAACGATTTGGCCCTTGCAAATCGGCCCAAATCCTTGGCTTCAGAGATCATAGGCTACAACCATGCCATGTTTGGGGTTGCTCCCTACGGACCTTATTGGCGAGAGATAAGGAAAATAGCAACTATTGAATTTCTGTCCACTCGGCGAATTGAGGTGCTCAAACACATAAGAGAATTTGAAGTAAAATCAGCTATTAAAGAGTCTTATGAATTTTGGTTGAAGAACAAGAGTAGTAGTTTAAACGGTGCAGTGAAAATGGAAATGAAGGAATGGTTAGGGAATGTAATTATGAACACAATGGTGAAGATGTTATTTGGAAAAGAATGTACTGAAGGAGAAGGAATAAATAAAGctcacaaagcaataagaagatTTTTTGAATTGATGGGGGCtactgttgttgctgattttttaccttatttaaggTGGCTAGATATAGGAGGTCATGAGAAGGCAATGAAAGAAGTTGCTAAAGAAATCGACTCTGTTGTTGAAGAATGGTTAGGAGAACATAAAAGGAGGAGGGATTCTAAAGGGATTAAATCTGGAGAGGAAGAAGATTTTATGGATGTAATGTTGTCCATTTGTGAAAACAGAGATTTGCCTGGATTTGATGCTGATACCTCTATCAAAGCTACATGTATG GCTCTGCTAGCGGCAGGTACAGACACCACGATCGTAACTCTAACATAGACTTTATCTTTACTACTAAACAACTACCAAGCACTAAAAAAGGCCCAAGATGAATTGGATGCTCACGTTGGGAAGAACAGATGTGTACAAGATTCAGATATCAAGAACTTAGTCTATCTTCAAGCTATTGTTAAAGAAGCATTGCGTTTATATTCAGCTGCACCGCTCTCTGTACCACACGAGTCGATGGAGGATTGCACTATTAGTGGCTATGATATACCAAAAGGCACTCGCTTGTTAGTGAACATTTGGAAGATTCATTGTGATCCAGATTTATGGCCAAATCCTGATGAGTTTAAGCCAGAGAGGTTCTTGACGACACATAAGGATGTCGATGTGAGAGGAAATCACTTTGAGTTGATACCATTTGGTAGTGGAAGAAGAATGTGCCCTGGAATTTCTTTTGCCCTTCAAGCTGTGCCCTTTGTATTAGCTGGTTTGTTGCAGGGGTTTGAACTTAAAAGGCCTTCGGATGAACCAATTGATATGAGTGAGAGCTTTGGATTGACAATCCTTAAAGCTTCTCCTCTCCAAGTTCTCCTCGCTCCGCGCTTGGCTCCCAATCTTTACGAATGA